One stretch of Rhipicephalus sanguineus isolate Rsan-2018 chromosome 10, BIME_Rsan_1.4, whole genome shotgun sequence DNA includes these proteins:
- the LOC119372614 gene encoding uncharacterized protein LOC119372614 encodes MKTGFVLCLCIGFVCLVAADEAEDVAKLIEETIRENAGSDALAEKILARVKILQDCAAEHKEEGIELLKKYTVPITKEGTQCAATKSGIADAAERDIAEHQCFREASKRFKESTPPTEKENATYEAMKACFLPKLAALEASSAA; translated from the exons ATGAAGACGGGTTTCGTGCTGTGCCTTTGCATCGGCTTCGTGTGCCTTGTAGCCGCCGATGAGG CTGAAGATGTGGCAAAGCTCATAGAGGAGACTATTCGAGAAAACGCTGGCAGTGACGCCCTGGCTGAGAAAATCTTGGCAAGAGTCAAGATTCTTCAAGATTGCGCCGCCGAGCATAAGGAGGAGGGCATCGAACTGCTAAAAAAG TACACTGTGCCGATAACGAAGGAAGGAACGCAGTGCGCCGCAACGAAATCTGGAATTGCAGACGCTGCCGAAAGAGACATCGCT gagcacCAGTGCTTCAGGGAGGCTTCGAAACGCTTCAAG GAATCAACACCCCCgactgaaaaagaaaacgccacCTACGAAGCCATGAAG GCTTGCTTTCTTCCAAAGCTGGCAGCATTGGAAGCATCTTCGGCCGCCTGA